In the genome of Triticum urartu cultivar G1812 chromosome 5, Tu2.1, whole genome shotgun sequence, one region contains:
- the LOC125506505 gene encoding germin-like protein 8-5, which yields MATSSSILLLAALLALVSWQAIASDPGPLQDFCVADMHSPVRVNGFVCKNPMEVNADDFFKAANLDKPRVTNKVGSNVTLINVMQIAGLNTLGISIARIDYAPLGQNPPHTHPRATEILTVLEGTLYVGFVTSNQPAPNRNKFFSKVLNKGDVFVFPVGLIHFQFNPNPHQPAVAIAALSSQNPGAITIANAVFGSDPPISDDVLAKAFQVEKNTIDYLQAQFWENNHN from the exons ATGGCAACCTCCTCTTCCATCCTTCTCCTTGCTGCTCTTCTTGCCTTGGTCTCATGGCAGGCCATTGCCTCCGATCCTGGCCCACTCCAGGACTTTTGTGTCGCCGACATGCATTCGCCAG TGCGTGTCAATGGATTTGTTTGCAAGAACCCGATGGAAGTTAACGCAGACGACTTCTTCAAGGCAGCCAACCTCGACAAGCCTAGGGTGACCAACAAGGTTGGATCCAACGTCACTTTGATCAACGTCATGCAGATTGCTGGACTCAACACCCTCGGCATCTCAATTGCACGCATCGACTATGCTCCCTTGGGTCAGAACCCACCACATACGCACCCTCGCGCCACTGAGATCCTCACGGTGCTCGAGGGGACATTGTATGTTGGCTTTGTCACATCCAACCAGCCCGCCCCCAACAGAAACAAGTTCTTCTCCAAGGTGCTCAACAAAGGTGATGTGTTTGTCTTCCCCGTGGGGCTCATCCACTTCCAATTCAACCCCAACCCCCACCAGCCCGCTGTTGCAATTGCCGCGCTTAGCAGCCAGAACCCAGGGGCTATCACAATTGCCAATGCAGTGTTTGGGTCAGACCCACCAATTTCAGATGATGTTCTTGCCAAGGCATTTCAGGTGGAAAAGAATACAATAGACTATCTCCAGGCTCAATTTTGGGAGAACAACCACAACTAA